One segment of Xanthomonas oryzae pv. oryzae DNA contains the following:
- the ccmB gene encoding heme exporter protein CcmB: MSLHSPQPSLWQAARALLGRDLQLLWRRRSDALQPAVFALLIVVLFALGLGGRPDLLAQAAPAVLWLSVLLAGLLSLDALFRSDVEDGSMEQWLLAPVPLAWLIAVRVLLHWATSALPLIAVTPLLGEFLHLPHDQLPVLLASLALGTPLLSLLGAVVAALTVTMKRSGILVALLALPLYVPVLVFGAGSVAASGQGQDAVGALLLLGAGLVIGVVLAPLAAATAIRISLS; this comes from the coding sequence ATGAGCCTGCATTCGCCACAACCGTCGCTATGGCAGGCGGCGCGCGCCTTGCTGGGCCGCGACCTGCAACTGCTGTGGCGTCGCCGCAGCGATGCCTTGCAGCCGGCGGTGTTCGCGTTGCTGATCGTCGTGTTGTTCGCGCTGGGCCTGGGCGGACGCCCGGACCTGCTGGCGCAGGCCGCGCCGGCGGTGTTGTGGCTGTCGGTGTTGCTGGCGGGCCTGCTGTCGCTGGACGCCTTGTTCCGCAGCGATGTCGAAGACGGTTCGATGGAGCAATGGCTGCTGGCACCGGTGCCGTTGGCCTGGTTGATCGCAGTGCGCGTGCTGCTGCATTGGGCGACCAGTGCGTTGCCGCTGATTGCCGTGACCCCGCTGCTGGGCGAATTTCTGCACCTGCCGCATGACCAATTACCGGTTCTGCTGGCATCGTTGGCGCTTGGAACACCGCTTCTGAGTCTGCTCGGCGCCGTGGTTGCGGCACTGACGGTGACGATGAAGCGCTCTGGTATTCTCGTGGCGTTGCTGGCGTTGCCGCTGTACGTGCCGGTGCTGGTGTTCGGTGCCGGCAGCGTGGCGGCCAGCGGGCAAGGACAGGATGCAGTGGGTGCGTTGTTGTTGTTGGGCGCCGGACTGGTAATCGGCGTGGTCCTGGCACCGCTGGCTGCGGCGACCGCGATCCGCATTTCGTTGAGTTGA
- the ccmA gene encoding heme ABC exporter ATP-binding protein CcmA — protein sequence MIEPLHTAPPLLAAHALAFSRNEEPVFGPLDFHVDAGEALLVQGDNGAGKTTLLRVLAGLLHVEHGQIQIDGKTAKRGDRSRFMAYLGHLPGLKADLSTLENLHFLCGLHGRRAKQMPGSALAIVGLAGYEDALVRQLSAGQRKRLALARLWLSPAPLWLLDEPYANLDLDGITLVNRMISAHLRGGGAALVTTHGAYAAPPVRTRMLTLEAAA from the coding sequence ATGATCGAACCGCTGCACACCGCACCGCCGCTGTTGGCGGCGCACGCCCTGGCCTTCAGCCGCAACGAGGAGCCGGTGTTCGGCCCGCTGGATTTCCACGTCGATGCCGGCGAAGCGCTGCTGGTGCAAGGCGACAATGGCGCTGGCAAGACCACGCTGCTGCGCGTGCTGGCCGGCCTGTTGCATGTGGAACACGGGCAGATCCAGATCGATGGCAAAACCGCCAAGCGTGGCGACCGCAGCCGCTTCATGGCCTACCTGGGCCACCTGCCCGGCCTGAAGGCCGACCTCAGCACGCTGGAAAACCTGCACTTCCTATGCGGACTGCATGGCCGCCGCGCCAAGCAGATGCCCGGCAGTGCGCTGGCCATCGTCGGCCTGGCCGGTTACGAAGATGCGCTGGTGCGGCAGTTGTCGGCCGGCCAACGCAAGCGCCTGGCACTGGCACGGCTGTGGCTGTCGCCGGCGCCGCTATGGTTGCTGGACGAGCCCTACGCCAATCTGGATCTGGACGGCATCACCCTGGTCAACCGGATGATCTCCGCGCATCTGCGCGGCGGCGGTGCGGCGCTGGTCACCACCCACGGCGCTTACGCGGCGCCGCCGGTGCGCACGCGCATGCTCACGCTGGAGGCGGCGGCATGA